The Planococcus liqunii genome includes a region encoding these proteins:
- a CDS encoding TetR/AcrR family transcriptional regulator gives MDKRKELMNQAVHFFSLKGFHQTSVQEIAQAAGISKGAFYKHFDSKETLFMDILSRYNEELNADLSSPHLEEGLNDKQIFIRKLELEIERTVINKEFFLMVFKDFPKDSSAQLEKLFYELRSSQLTVHKNNLLEAYGEKAQPFIYDLVTILEGIKREYFFNLIFLDRQVEAKKLAGFIASSIDAIVSQLGEMEPVLTDMPAPISALEENFLNVEEKIRMSAPNKEKLLSTLQLLREEMAKDNPQQFLIEALWLYLSQEPQIEKELLQLKKFL, from the coding sequence TTGGACAAAAGAAAGGAATTGATGAATCAGGCGGTTCACTTTTTCTCTTTAAAAGGGTTTCATCAAACTTCGGTGCAGGAAATCGCTCAAGCTGCAGGGATTTCAAAAGGAGCATTCTATAAACATTTCGATTCCAAAGAGACTCTCTTTATGGACATCCTGTCCCGCTATAACGAAGAATTGAATGCAGATCTCTCTTCCCCCCATTTGGAAGAAGGATTAAATGACAAGCAAATATTTATCCGGAAATTAGAATTGGAAATCGAACGTACAGTGATCAACAAGGAATTCTTTTTAATGGTTTTCAAAGATTTTCCGAAAGACAGCAGTGCTCAATTGGAAAAATTGTTTTATGAATTACGTTCTTCTCAGCTGACAGTACATAAGAACAACCTGCTGGAAGCTTACGGCGAGAAAGCCCAGCCGTTCATTTATGATCTGGTCACCATCCTGGAAGGCATCAAGCGGGAATATTTCTTCAACCTGATTTTCCTGGACAGGCAAGTGGAAGCCAAAAAACTGGCCGGGTTTATTGCTTCAAGCATAGATGCCATCGTCAGCCAGTTGGGAGAGATGGAACCGGTTTTGACGGATATGCCAGCGCCGATCAGCGCACTTGAGGAAAATTTTCTGAACGTCGAAGAAAAGATCCGGATGTCTGCGCCGAATAAAGAAAAACTGCTTTCTACGCTGCAGCTTCTGAGAGAAGAGATGGCCAAGGATAACCCGCAGCAATTCCTGATTGAAGCCTTATGGCTGTATTTATCGCAAGAACCACAAATAGAAAAAGAACTTCTTCAGTTAAAGAAATTCTTATAA